In the genome of Colletotrichum lupini chromosome 8, complete sequence, one region contains:
- a CDS encoding glutamine amidotransferase class-II, which yields MRGRNQAHSQASFEPKSHQNVAHLAAPPAKHAALNVFGQTPEGTTIMVCRRFYVSFPNAVGEPWGALAEAVRKRTLKAVTSVTPLVNVGAFCFRSDVRYDRATNNRESLLGSIDTNKNSPSVMCRWFAYLGDEAQLLEDLVIRPRHAIVKQAWLFMMISVVDEHFLPAGHSTVEPFLGELQVAPLAANDAGSPNPLTNMDGFGLGWYTSTECEFNPYIDPKWPESLRPVVYKNTRPPLNDLVLKSIVRGTSSNAVLAHIRAAPGLTPVVETNCHPFAFGRHLFAHNGILGSFPRICTAILQYLPLRYQQAVVGTTDAEHIAAVYFFILCGKDGDWESVYDAGEMATAMRETIIILEKLQTEFGPPSREANTLNLVVMSGSSLVAVRYASPEGLEPPSLYYSTTAGATLNRKYKGFPSDVSDSADGGDGDAEDDGRLEKKKHGEHVVVASEPSTFNQGEWELIKPSQMVVSELGTGVTYEGHVFDGGCKAAFGLAFGRLIMGWDFQTSYTCNAAFGSSVPCLELESYPQGASIFHYCNSHGYAQLFPDRFFSRPLCLVVLPSSWCLHVRIRVAKGERKELCLVSVPHHGRSVDLQTWLPRVDWRHWRGTPAGSLPGANNTTASPLCNVAACEKDRNIISAKKQEVRIRPALELPMGGGEDGKKGPRFRRIQPCPDRGELKEKEEGSCSCCVNNTHLLVSFFLVSFVTAVLRCFSLLSSIETQPSSRFFSSIWPPFQPQLVRLLQTRQQLRPSLGHLRVDHRFDSVSEFAHYAYDLRLPGIMRDRTLFIVLLYLAFGLLVNATESENDDYDQCYFDAGYVGDACVNEACWNHDSGVTYQYGCNDPNYADTICPLKGDLDPAKSPWIGLVRCDTENEGILKYWACNHPDTCGENCPTEPERPQVTQSVWPWKPQALPPNKDCKDLGRRVLAMYAPATIPSTGGVPLAYTAPANKPSLSMPPLQSSGTTTSLASSTTPTSISDTGTSVVNITSPTAATPTSVDSETSSSTLGTGAIAGIAVSSAFLIGSALFVAFMLLRRRRSRHGPVLNTHEIETYDHEQTVPAELPDEKHNLINPYTPSTASDAGQGRPVSDMTLSMFSPSPLSTPRTPGSPYYYHGVGQAPSELADQPRAIHEMPAINERVEMP from the exons ATGCGTG GCCGGAATCAAGCTCATAGCCAAGCTTCGTTCGAGCCAAAATCTCATCAGAACGTGGCGCACCTAGCGGCTCCTCCCGCCAAACACGCCGCGCTGAACGTCTTTGGCCAAACG CCGGAAGGGACTACAATTATGGTCTGTCGGCGATTCTATGTTTCTTTTCCCAACGCCGTAGGCGAGCCTTGGGGCGCACTGGCAGAAGCTGTC CGCAAGAGAACTCTAAAGGCCGTGACGTCAGTTACGCCTCTGGTCAATGTCGGGGCTTTTTGCTTCAGATCAGACGTCCGCTATGACCGAGC AACGAACAATCGAGAGAGTCTGCTGGGATCAATTGACACGAATAAAAATTCGCCCTCGGTCATGTGTCGCTGGTTTGCTTACCTAGGCGATGAAGCCCAGCTTCTTGAAGATTTGGTCATTCGGCCGCGCCATGCCATTGTGAAGCAAG CGTGGCTTTTCATGATGATATCGGTAGTGGACGAACACTTCCTACCGGCTGGCCATTCAACGGTTGAACCATTTCTCGGAGAGCTTCAGGTCGCCCCTTTGGCTGCCAATGACGCAGGCTCACCGAATCCATTGACCAACATGGACGGATTCGGCCTCGGGTGGTATACGTCGACAGAGTGCGAGTTCAACCCCTATATCGATCCAAAGTGGCCCGAGTCCCTTCGTCCAGTCGTGTACAAAAACACTCGACCTCCGCTCAACGATCTGGTCCTCAAGAGCATCGTTCGAGGCACCAGCAGCAATGCCGTCCTTGCCCACATCCGCGCAGCCCCAGGCCTGACGCCAGTCGTAGAGACCAACTGCCATCCCTTTGCGTTTGGTCGTCATTTGTTCGCCCACAACGGCATCCTCGGGTCTTTTCCTCGTATCTGTACAGCAATTCTGCAATATCTTCCGTTGAGATACCAACAGGCCGTTGTCGGGACAACAGATGCTGAGCACATTGCGGCCGTGTACTTCTTCATATTATGCGGTAAGGATGGCGACTGGGAGTCTGTTTATGATGCAGGAGAGATGGCGACAGCGATGCGGGAGACTATCATCATCCTCGAGAAACTGCAGACCGAGTTTGGGCCGCCGAGCCGAGAGGCCAACACACTCAACCTTGTTGTCATGTCTGGCAGCTCGCTCGTCGCTGTGCGATATGCCAGCCCGGAAGGACTGGAACCCCCGAGTTTGTACTACTCGACGACAGCTGGAGCAACGCTCAACCGCAAGTACAAGGGATTTCCAAGCGACGTGAGTGACTCGGCCGATGGTGGTGACGGGGATGCCGAGGACGACGGGCGGctagagaagaagaagcatgGAGAGCACGTCGTGGTAGCCAGCGAGCCCAGCACCTTTAACCAGGGCGAATGGGAGCTTATCAAGCCATCACAGATGGTTGTTTCTGAACTGGGTACTG GAGTCACTTATGAGGGTCATGTTTTCGACGGGGGATGCAAGGCAGCCTTTGGATTGGCGTTTGGACGTTTGATTATGGGCTGGGATTTCCAAACGAGTTATACGTGTAACGCCGCCTTCGGATCGTCTGTACCTTGCTTGGAGTTAGAATCGTACCCACAAGGTGCCAGCATCTTTCATTATTGCAACTCCCACGGGTATGCTCAGCTCTTTCCTGACCGTTTCTTTTCTCGACCGCTGTGTCTAGTCGTGCTTCCATCATCCTGGTGTCTTCATGTGCGCATCCGCGTGGCGAAGGGTGAAAGAAAGGAACTCTGTCTGGTATCAGTCCCACATCATGGCAGATCAGTTGATCTTCAGACGTGGCTCCCGCGGGTTGATTGGCGGCATTGGCGTGGAACACCGGCAGGTAGCCTACCAGGAGCAAACAACACCACCGCCTCGCCGTTGTGTAACGTTGCAGCCTGTGAGAAGGATAGAAACATAATTTCGGCGAAAAAGCAGGAAGTTCGCATCAGACCAGCTTTGGAGCTACCT ATGGGGGGAGGTGAGGACGGCAAGAAAGGTCCGAGGTTCCGTAGAATCCAGCCCTGTCCCGATCGGGGTGAATTAaaagagaaggaggagggcaGCTGCTCCTGCTGTGTCAATAA TACTCACCTCTTGGTCTCCTTTTTCCTTGTTTCTTTTGTCACCGCTGTTCTACGCTGTTTTTCTCTCCTTTCGTCCATCGAGACTCAACCATCGAGCCGATTTTTTTCTTCCATTTGGCCGCCATTTCAACCGCAGCTTGTGCGTCTACTTCAGACTCGACAGCAACTTCGCCCTAGCCTTGGGCACCTTCGAGTCGACCATCGCTTCGATAGTGTGTCGGAATTCGCCCATTACGCGTACGACTTGCGACTACCGGGAATCATGAGGGATCGAACGCTATTTATCGTTCTTCTCTATCTGGCCTTCGGTCTCCTAGTCAACGCTACGGAAAGCGAAAACGACGACTATGACCAGTGCTACTTTGATGCAGGTTATGTCG GGGACGCCTGCGTCAATGAAGCCTGTTGGAATCATGATTCGGGCGTGACTTATCAGTATGGCTGTAACGACCCGAATTACGCAGACACAATCTGTCCCCTCAAGGGCGATCTCGACCCAG CCAAGTCCCCCTGGATAGGGCTTGTCCGGTGCGATACTGAGAACGAAGGTATTCTGAAATACTGGGCTTGCAACCATCCAGATACCTGCGGCGAAAATTGCCCGACTGAACCCGAGCGACCGCAGGTCACTCAATCTGTCTGGCCCTGGAAACCTCAGGCTTTGCCACCCAACAAAGACTGCAAAGATCTAGGAAGGCGGGTTTTGGCAATGTATGCCCCTGCAACGATTCCTTCAACTGGCGGTGTCCCATTGGCGTATACGGCCCCCGCAAACAAACCGTCTCTATCAATGCCGCCGTTGCAAAGCAGCGGCACGACGACATCTCTGGCTTCTTCAACCACACCTACCTCTATCTCCGATACTGGGACTTCTGTCGTAAACATCACATCACCCACAGCTGCCACCCCTACATCCGTGGACTCCGAGACGAGCAGCTCAACCCTAGGCACCGGGGCTATTGCTGGCATTGCCGTTTCCTCCGCCTTTCTCATAGGATCAGCCTTATTCGTCGCCTTCATGCTACTCCGACGTCGTCGCTCCCGACATGGTCCGGTACTCAACACCCATGAGATTGAGACTTATGACCACGAACAGACTGTTCCTGCAGAATTGCCTGACGAGAAACACAACCTTATAAATCCCTACACCCCGTCCACAGCCTCGGACGCAGGACAGGGCCGGCCAGTCTCGGACATGACTCTGAGCATGTTTTCACCCAGTCCGCTCAGTACGCCGAGAACTCCAGGCTCGCCGTATTACTACCACGGCGTCGGCCAAGCCCCTTCGGAGTTGGCGGATCAGCCAAGGGCTATACACGAGATGCCGGCAATCAATGAACGGGTCGAGATGCCTTGA